Genomic segment of Paenibacillus sp. FSL R5-0912:
GCCGAAGCCTTGACTGCGGGAGTTATGGTACAGGTCAAGCAAACCTCCGCCATTGTCTACACGAACCCCATAGCGGACGCCGTCAAAACGGGCCAGGTTAGAGGAAGCCTCCGAAGAGGAGAGCAGATAATAAGCGGCTACGGCATATTCAGTATGCGGAAGAGAAACTTCTTCCCACACGGCGCCAAGACCTTCAAGTACTTTAAGCGCTGACAGCACAGATTCGCGGACCGATGCATCTACGCCTTCGCCGATGTATTCCTTCGGCACTGCAATACGCAAACCGGAGATATCGCCGGTCAGCGAGCTCAGGTAATCCGGAATGCTGACCTTGGCCGAGGTGGAATCCTGGGCGTCATAGCCTGCAATCGCCTGCAGTACATACGCGGAATCCTCAACGGTCCGGGTAATCGGGCCAATCTGATCCAGTGAGGAAGCAAATGCCACCAGACCGTAACGCGACACTAACCCGTACGTTGGCTTAAGGCCGACCACTCCGCAATAGGAAGCCGGCTGGCGGATCGAGCCCCCGGTGTCGGAGCCGAGGGTGAAGAACACTTCTCCGGCCGCAACCGCCGCTGCCGAACCACCACTCGAACCGCCGGGAACACGCTCCAAATCCCATGGATTACGCACAGCGCCGAAGCTGGAATTCTCATTCGAGCCGCCCATGGCGAACTCGTCCATGTTCAGCTTGCCGATCGTTACCGCATCGGCCTGGCGCAGCTTGGAAACTACCGTGGCATCGTAAACCGGCTGGAAATTGGTCAGGAACTGGCTGGCACAGGTGGTGCGCAGACCTTTGGTGACAATATTATCCTTGATTCCGGCAGGAAGTCCGAACAGCAGACCGCGCGCGGCTCCGGTAACCATCTTGTCGTCTAGTGCACGTGCTTGATCACGGGCACCCTCTTCATTCAGTGTCAAAAAAGCATGAACCTTACTGTCATGCTCCGCAATGGCAGAAAGCGACGCTTCCGTCAGCTCACTGACCGAGACCGCTTTACTGTGCAGCATGTTATGTACTTCAGGTAATCGATATTGAAACAGGCTCAACTTGCTTCCTCCTCTCAGGCTTTAGTTATTCCAGAACAGCGGGAACCTTGAAATGTCCTTCTTCATCTTCCGGCGCGTTAAGCAGTGCTGCCTCCTGGGACAGGCTCTCCTTCACCACATCGTCACGCATCACATTGCTGACCTGTAGCACATGAGTGGTCGGCTCTACATTCTCCGTGTCAAGCTCATTCAATTTCTCGGCATATTGTAAAATAGCATTCATTTGTTCGGTGAAGGTAGCCTCTTCTTCCGGGCTTAATTGCAGGCGGGCCAGCTTGGCCACATGCTGCACATCTTTGACGGTGATGCTCATAATGAATATCCCTCCTGTTTAAAGGGCTAAAGCGCCCGGATAACGTTTTTAATTATATTGTAGACGGCCTTACAATTCAATGCGCTTGTCGATGGAGGGCGATATATGAGGTGCAGGCCGGGTGGCGGTGGGTGCGAATAAGGCGGGAACGGTGTGCTGGGACGGTGCGGCGGAGCAGAGTGCCGAATAGCGGGATCGCGGGGAACATTGGAGTTGAAAAAGTATGGATCCGGGGATATGAGGGGCACTAATGCTCCTCATTTGCCTCCTACGGGTAACGCACAGGATAATCAGTGGGATTTTCCCCTTTGATTTTCCCGCAACGCTAACTATCAGCGGAATCAGTGGGGTTCCTGGAATATCATAATTTCCTAAATAACAAAACAAAAAGCCGGCTTTCGCCGGCTCTACTTAAATCCAAGCGCGAAGATTCACCTGTTTGATGAAATCCGCCTGGGACAAACTTTCTTTGGATGTTGTCTCCAGCTCTTCCGCTTCAACTTCCTCACCGTTCATCAGATGATGGAACAGCTTCTCGTTGTACGTCGATAGAGCATAATCTATCAAAGCTTCGTGCGTGGCTCTTTCAGCTTCTAGTACCAGCAATTGCTCTTCGGCCTCAATATCCTCTGCCGTAACATAGAAATTTCTATTGGCCTCGGGAACACGAATGACATAATCAAACGCATTATCTGGATTGCGGTCGTAAGCAATTAGGTAGCCGTAGTCTCCGATAGGAAGACTCTGCTCAAAAGCGTCCGCGACAATGACAATCTTCTCTCCTAAACGCAGCATCGTCCTACCTCCTGACCAAAATCTATCATGGTTCTGCTTGTTTCAACAGTCTACTAAAAAAAGATAGAGCTGTCCAGCCGCAGGAGAGTAGTCCGATGATTTTTCTGTGAAAATACGTCTGGCACTGCGATAAACGCACGGCCTACGCGGCGCACCCAGTCCAATTGTGTTCGGTTTTTCGATTACATTTGGCCTACGCGGCGCACCCAGTCCAATTGTGTTCGGTTTTTCGATTACATTTGGCCTACGCGGCGCACCCAGTCCAATTGTGTTCGGTTTTTCGATTACATTTGGCCTACGCGGCGCACCCAGTCCAATTGTGTTCGGTTTTTCGATTACATTTGGCCTACGCGGTGCACCCAGTCCAATTGTGTTCGGTTTTTCGATTACATTTGGCTTACGTGGCTTACCCAGTCCAATTGTGTTCGGTTTTTCGATTACATTCGGCTTAAGCGGCGTACCCAGTCCAATTGTGTTCGGTTTTTCGATTACATTTGGCCTACGCGGTGCACCCAGTCCAATTGTGTTCGGTTTTTCGATTACATTTGGCTTACGTGGCTTACCCAGTCCAATTGTGTTCGGTTTTCCGTTAAAATATGTTAAATAAATGAAAAGACGATGTTCTGTTTTTTAGCCACGCTGCTCATTTTCATGCTGGAGTTGTGCCTTGAAAGACATGTTTGTTTTCGCAGAAAATACTCTGAAAATTCTTGAAAACGTGCTATTCTATTGCAATTTTATCAATTCGGCAATTTATTCCTACGAATGAGCAGCGAAGCTCCTGCAATACAAGCAACGATTAACAGCACTGCTGAGATCATCGGCCCGCCGGTTACGCTGCCTTCTGCAAGCAAGCCGGCAGACATTCCGGGCAGAGCGGCAGGCAACCAGGCAGTCCTGGAAGGCAGCAGGCTGTGGGCGAGACTCATCCCCGCAGCCAGCAGGAGAGCAAACCCGGCAGCAGCAGGTCCGCGCAGCCAGGCGCTGAAGAGCAGCGTAAGTGACACCGCACACAGCAGCCAGAGTGCATAGAGTCCGGAAGCCGCCGCAACTGTGCCCCAGGCCAAGCTCCCCATAAGCTGCACTGTATAATAAGCCGCCCCCGCTACCCCCAGTACCAGTGCAATTACCAGCACTGTAAAATTTGCCGCCCATTTGGCAACAACGATCGATACCGGTGAAACAGGTCTGGCCATCAGCAGCTCGGCTGTCCCGCTGCTCCGCTCGCCGGCCAGGCTGTTCATTGTCCCCAGCGTCAGAATCAGGATGCCAATCGTGCCGTATTGGCCCAGAGCCTGGGCCATTACCGCAGCAGCACCAGGCATCTCGTAGCTGTCCATAAACCCTGCCGGGACATTTGATGAGGCTGCCAGTATATCAGCCATATAAAAGGTGACTAGCGGCTGCATGATGCCTAGAATAATGAACACTACAGGTATCCAGATCAGCTTATAGCTGCGCACTGCCTCCAGCATCTCTCTCGAATACAGGGCCCAGAGCTTGCTCATGTTCCCACCACTTTCATAAACAGATCCTCCAGCGTTGAAGAACCTGCTTCAAATTGCAGCAGCGGAATATCCAGCCCTGCTGCTTCCTGCAGAATCATCCGGCGCGCGAGCCCGACATCGCTTACGTTAAAGACTGCCCTGCCGTCCGAAATACTTGCTTCTTCAATAAAGGCTTTGTGCCTAAGCTCCTCCAGCCACCGGACAGCCTTGTCTTCCTTCGCTATGGTTATTCTGATAACCGGAAGACTGTACTCCGCCCGGAGACGGGCCAAGGTCCCCTGCACAGCTATAGCTCCCCGGTTCATTAATATGACGTCATCACATATCTCTTCCGCATCATGCAGCACATGGGTGGAGAAAATCACAGTTGTCTCTTCC
This window contains:
- the gatA gene encoding Asp-tRNA(Asn)/Glu-tRNA(Gln) amidotransferase subunit GatA gives rise to the protein MSLFQYRLPEVHNMLHSKAVSVSELTEASLSAIAEHDSKVHAFLTLNEEGARDQARALDDKMVTGAARGLLFGLPAGIKDNIVTKGLRTTCASQFLTNFQPVYDATVVSKLRQADAVTIGKLNMDEFAMGGSNENSSFGAVRNPWDLERVPGGSSGGSAAAVAAGEVFFTLGSDTGGSIRQPASYCGVVGLKPTYGLVSRYGLVAFASSLDQIGPITRTVEDSAYVLQAIAGYDAQDSTSAKVSIPDYLSSLTGDISGLRIAVPKEYIGEGVDASVRESVLSALKVLEGLGAVWEEVSLPHTEYAVAAYYLLSSSEASSNLARFDGVRYGVRVDNGGGLLDLYHNSRSQGFGPEVKRRIMLGTYALSSGYYDAYYLKAQKVRTLIKQDFDEVFKKYDVVIGPTAPTTAFKLGSQTEDPLTMYLNDILTIPVSLAGIPAISIPCGFAEGLPVGLQIIGKEFDESTVLRVAHAFEQHTEHHKARPQL
- the gatC gene encoding Asp-tRNA(Asn)/Glu-tRNA(Gln) amidotransferase subunit GatC gives rise to the protein MSITVKDVQHVAKLARLQLSPEEEATFTEQMNAILQYAEKLNELDTENVEPTTHVLQVSNVMRDDVVKESLSQEAALLNAPEDEEGHFKVPAVLE
- a CDS encoding ABC transporter permease subunit; the protein is MSKLWALYSREMLEAVRSYKLIWIPVVFIILGIMQPLVTFYMADILAASSNVPAGFMDSYEMPGAAAVMAQALGQYGTIGILILTLGTMNSLAGERSSGTAELLMARPVSPVSIVVAKWAANFTVLVIALVLGVAGAAYYTVQLMGSLAWGTVAAASGLYALWLLCAVSLTLLFSAWLRGPAAAGFALLLAAGMSLAHSLLPSRTAWLPAALPGMSAGLLAEGSVTGGPMISAVLLIVACIAGASLLIRRNKLPN